The Spirosoma foliorum genome has a window encoding:
- a CDS encoding TfoX/Sxy family protein, which yields MAYDQHLADRIREKLAELPNLAEKEMFQGLTFLINEKLCICVSGDKLLCRFDPILHEEMAEKNGFEEMVVNGRVYRGYGYIQPEVLRSQRDLDFWIQLALAFNPRAKAAKKKK from the coding sequence ATGGCATATGATCAACACCTGGCCGACCGAATCCGGGAGAAACTGGCTGAGCTTCCCAATCTGGCAGAAAAAGAAATGTTTCAGGGCCTTACCTTCTTGATTAATGAAAAACTATGTATTTGTGTAAGTGGCGACAAACTCTTGTGTCGGTTTGATCCCATTTTGCATGAGGAAATGGCCGAAAAGAACGGATTTGAAGAGATGGTTGTCAATGGGCGAGTCTACAGAGGATACGGCTATATTCAACCAGAGGTTCTTCGAAGTCAGCGAGATCTGGATTTCTGGATTCAGTTAGCGCTTGCGTTCAACCCTCGAGCTAAAGCCGCTAAAAAGAAGAAGTAG